The DNA segment CGGTGTCGCAATAGCGCTCCAGGAAGTTCTTCCGCGTCACCGCAGCCTGAACCGGGTCGACGTCGAAGCGCGGCGACAATTCCGGATGCTGCAACTGGATCGGCGAGTGCATGATGTCGCCGACAAAGACCGCATCGTCCTTTGCCTTGCCCATCGCAAAGGCGATGTGGCCCGGCGTGTGACCCGGCGTCGGCAGGATGCGCAGGTGATCGCCGATGGCAAAGTCATGGCCCACCATGTCGGCGCGCTTGGCCTCGACCACCGGCAGCACGCTGTCGGCAAAGGGCGGTACTTCGGCCTTGGCGTTTTGCTCGGTCCAGTAGTCATACTCGGCCTTGCCGAAGATATAGCGCGCCTTCGGGAAGGTCGGCACCCAGCGTCCACCCTCAAGCCTGGTATTCCAGCCGACGTGATCGACATGCAGATGCGTACACATCACGAAATCGATGTCCTCGACCGCAAGACCGGCGGCGTTCAGTCCGCGCATATAGGTGTCGTCGGTCTTCTGGTGCCATTTCGGACGCGCCGGCCGCTGCTTGTCGTTGCCGATGCAGCTGTCGATCAGGATGGTGTGGTGCGGCGTGCGCACGACATAGGATTGGAAACAGAGGATCAGGACATCCCCGGCGTCGATTGCGTTCGACTTGCGCATCCAGTCCCGGTTCTCGGCCAGCAAATCGGGCGAAAGCGTCGGAAACAGCTCGAGCGCGGGAAAGAACGTGGTTTCCTGCTCGATGATGCGATGAATGCTGAGATCGCCGGCGTTGAATTTCAGGCTCATGGCGGCTCTCCTCGCGGTTACGCTTTGGGTGGCAGGGAGATTTTGATCGAAGGCCGCTCCAGCATCCGCTTATGGAAGGCGTCGAGATTTGGATAGGCCTTGCGCCAGCCGCAGTCGGGATAACGGAAATCGGCGTAGCCGAGCACGCAGGCGAGCGAGATCTGCACGATATCGAGCGGCCGCGACAGCACGTCTGGTTTGTTGTTGAAGCGCGCCATGCCTGTCCAGGCCCGGTTCCAGTGATCGTCGGACCAGCCCTGCCACTGCAAGCCCTTCGGCCGCACCATCCGTTCGTAGCGGCAGAGCAGCATGGAATCGAGCATGCCTTGCAGCATGGAGTGGTCGCTCTTGACCTTCCATCGATCCGGTCCGCTCGCCGGGATCAACTTGCCGCCGCCGGCGAGTTCATCGAGATATTCGACGATGACGTAGGAATCGAGGATCACGCTGCCGTCCCCGAGGATCAGCACCGGCAGTTTCTTCAGCGGCGTAATCTTCGAATATTCGTCATTGGCCGTGGCCGGCGCCACCGAGGTCGGCACCAGTTCGATTTTGTCGATCAGGCCAAGTTCGATCGCGGCGATGCGAACCTTGCGGGCGAAGGGAGAGGCTGCCGAGAAGGTGAGTTTCATTTGAAATCCCTTGAGAGGTCTTTCCGTCGTCATGCCCGGGCTTGACCCGGGCATCCACGTCTTGGCCGCAAGAAAGAAACGCGTGGATGGCCGGGTCAAGCCCGGCCATGACGGAAAGGGTTGCGGCCGTCAGCTTACGCCGCGACGATTTCCTGGCGCTGTTCGCCAAGTCCTTCGATGCCGAGCGTGACGACGTCGCCGACATTGAGGAACTTCGGCGGCTTCATGCCCATGCCGACGCCGGGCGGAGTGCCGGTGGCGATGACGTCGCCCGGCATCAGCGTCATGATCTCCGACAGGTATGACACGATCTTCTTGACGCCGAAGATCATGGTCGCGGTCGATCCGGTCTGGCAGCGCTTGCCGTTGACGTCGCACCACATCGGCAGTTTCTGCACGTCGGCGATTTCGTCCTTGGTGACCATCCATGGGCCAAGCGGGCCAAAGGTGTCGTGCGACTTGCCCTTGGTCCATTGTCCCAGGCGCTCGATCTGGAAGAAGCGCTCGGACACGTCGTTGCAGACGCTGTAGCCGGCGACGTGATTAAGCGCGTCGGCTTCGGAGATGTATTTGGCGCGACTGCCGATGATGATCGCGATCTCGACTTCCCAATCGAGCTTGGTCGAACCGCGCGGCTTTTCGACCGCGTCGTTGGGGCCGCACAGGCTGCTGTTGGCCTTCATGAAAACGATGGGCTCGGTCGGGATCGCGAGGCCAACCTCGTTCGCGTGATCGGTGTAATTCAGCCCGATGGCGAGGAATTTCGGCGAGCCGCCGACCGCGGCTCCGATGCGCGGCTTGCCGCTGACGGCAGGAAGTGAAGCAGGGTCGAGCGCAGCGATCTTGGCCAGCGACGACGGCGAAAGCGCGTCTCCGGCGAGGTCCGGAATATGCGCCGACAGGTCCCGGATCTGGCCCGATTTGTCGAGCAGGCCGGGCTTTTCCTTACCCTTTTCCCCATAGCGAAGAAGCTTCATGTCTCATCACTCCCTTAGATGGCTTTGTACGCTTGGCACGCTTCATGGAACAGGGAGCCGCCAAATTCAACTGCCTAAGGGGGCGGAGCAGGGCTGCCCATCGCCTTCGGCGGCGACCACTAGGCCGCCGCGATGAATTTGAAGGCATCCCCGTCGCGCTTGACGTGGCCGGCGTCGAAATGACCGCCGATGACCAGCACCTCGCGGTCGGCAAAGCGCGAAAACAGCTCCCGCCGGGTCTGGGTCGACTGGCGGGGATCGGAATCGGCGGTCGAGGACCAATCGAGATGGGCCATCTGGCAAGGGTGGTGGGCGACGTCGCCGGTAAGGCAGCCCTCTTCGCCAGCCGAGCGGATGTGCAGGCTGAGATGGCCGGGGCTGTGGCCGGGCGTCGGGATCAGGGTGATCTCCTCGCAGATCCGGGCGTCGCCCGCGACCAGGTCGGCCTTGCCGGCCTCGACGATCGGCGCCACGGAATCGCGGAAGATCGCCGCCTTGTCCGGCGCCGTCGAGTGGTTGCGCCAGTAGGCGTATTCAATGTCGGCGAACAGATAGCGCGCGTTGACGAAGGTCGGCACCCAGCGGCCGGCGACGAGCCTCGTATTCCAGCCGACATGATCGACATGCAGATGCGTGCACAGCACGGTGTCGATGCTGTCAGGCGGAAAGCCGGCTTTGGCTAGATCGCCGAGGAAATTCCCCTGCCGGTTGTTCCAGGTGGGAATGGTGCGGTCCTGCTTGTCGTTGCCGAGGCCGGTGTCGACCACGATCCTCCGCGTCGGCGTCTGGATCACCAGCGAATGGATCGACATCTTCAGCTGGCCCTCTTCTGTCGCGAAGTGCGGGATCAGCCACGGTAGTGCGCGGATTTCGTCGCGGCCGACCAAGGGCAAAATGAACCGCGTATGGCCGACCGTTTCCAGTTCGACGACCTTGGTGATCTTGACGTTGCCGATCCGCCAGTGCATCCGGCTGGCGCCTTAAAGCGTGCCGGGGAAGGCGCCGCCGTCGAGCAGGATGTTCTGTCCGGTGATGAAGCCGGATTTCGCCGCGCAGAGAAATGCGCATGCGAGGCCGAATTCGTCCGGTTCGCCGAAGCGGCCGGCCGGATTGAGCTTGGCGCGTTCGGCCAGCATGGCCTCGACCGTGGTCCCCCGCTTTTCGGCTTCGGCCTTGGCGACGGCGCCGCGCAGCCGGTCGGTGTTGAAGGGGCCCGGCAACAGCGCATTGATGGTGACGTTGTTGATCACGGTCTTGCGGGCGATGCCTGCGACGAATCCGGTGAGGCCGGCGCGCGCGCCGTTGGACAGGCCCAGCACCTCGATCGGCGCCTTCACCGCAGCCGAGGTGATGTTGACGATGCGGCCGAACTTGCGCGCCATCATGCCGTCCACCGTCGCCTTGATCAGCTCGATCGGCGTCAGCATGTTGGCGTCGATCGCCTTGATCCAGTCGTCGCGGGTCCAGTTGCGGAAGTCGCCGGGCGGCGGGCCGCCGGCATTGTTGATCAGGATGTCCGGTTCGGGGCAGGCTTTCAGCGCGGCCGCGCGGCCCTCGGGCGCGGTGATATCGCCGGCAACCTCGGTGACGGTCACGCCCGGATTGGCGTTGCGGATTTCATCGGCGGTCTTCTTCAGCGCTTCGGCGCCGCGCGCCGTCAGCGTCACATGCACGCCTTCGCCGGCAAGCGCCATCGCGCAGGCGCGTCCCAATCCCTTGCTCGATGCGCAGACGATGGCGCGACGGCCCTTGATGCCTAAATCCACTGTTTCACTCCCGTAAGTCCAAATGATTTTGTCGAGGCCGCCCTGATCAGGGAGCCCACGCCAAACGCATAGCAGAGACGGAGGCGAGTTTAAATCCGCCGATCCCTTTTCAGGCGGTCGACATAGGCCGCAATGTCCGGCGGCAGGGATTTGAGCCCCATCTGGCCGGCGGCGGAAAACAGCGGCCGAAGCCGGGAACCGGCGAGATAGGGCGGTTGGCGGTCTGGGGGGATGAGCTGATCGAAGACGACCACCACCGAGATGGCGACGAGGCCGACGCGGACTGCACCAAGCGCGCTGCCCGCGAGGCGATCGGCAATTCCGGATTCGGTTCCGATGGTCTCGTCGATCGCCATGCGCATGAGTTTTCCGAGCACGATGCCTGCGATCAGGAACGTTCCGAAGAACGGCAACGGATTTTGCACCAGCGCCAGGCTGCTGGTATCGCGCGTAACCTGCGAGGTGAGCCAGACCGCGATCGGCATCGCAATCAGGTAGGCCAGTATCG comes from the Bradyrhizobium erythrophlei genome and includes:
- a CDS encoding fumarylacetoacetate hydrolase family protein, with product MKLLRYGEKGKEKPGLLDKSGQIRDLSAHIPDLAGDALSPSSLAKIAALDPASLPAVSGKPRIGAAVGGSPKFLAIGLNYTDHANEVGLAIPTEPIVFMKANSSLCGPNDAVEKPRGSTKLDWEVEIAIIIGSRAKYISEADALNHVAGYSVCNDVSERFFQIERLGQWTKGKSHDTFGPLGPWMVTKDEIADVQKLPMWCDVNGKRCQTGSTATMIFGVKKIVSYLSEIMTLMPGDVIATGTPPGVGMGMKPPKFLNVGDVVTLGIEGLGEQRQEIVAA
- a CDS encoding CvpA family protein, translated to MNSFDVVVCAATIAAMIMGFNAGLLRSAVTILAYLIAMPIAVWLTSQVTRDTSSLALVQNPLPFFGTFLIAGIVLGKLMRMAIDETIGTESGIADRLAGSALGAVRVGLVAISVVVVFDQLIPPDRQPPYLAGSRLRPLFSAAGQMGLKSLPPDIAAYVDRLKRDRRI
- a CDS encoding MBL fold metallo-hydrolase codes for the protein MSLKFNAGDLSIHRIIEQETTFFPALELFPTLSPDLLAENRDWMRKSNAIDAGDVLILCFQSYVVRTPHHTILIDSCIGNDKQRPARPKWHQKTDDTYMRGLNAAGLAVEDIDFVMCTHLHVDHVGWNTRLEGGRWVPTFPKARYIFGKAEYDYWTEQNAKAEVPPFADSVLPVVEAKRADMVGHDFAIGDHLRILPTPGHTPGHIAFAMGKAKDDAVFVGDIMHSPIQLQHPELSPRFDVDPVQAAVTRKNFLERYCDTDTLCCTAHFPSPSTGKIRRKGGGFSCEAV
- a CDS encoding SDR family oxidoreductase, which produces MDLGIKGRRAIVCASSKGLGRACAMALAGEGVHVTLTARGAEALKKTADEIRNANPGVTVTEVAGDITAPEGRAAALKACPEPDILINNAGGPPPGDFRNWTRDDWIKAIDANMLTPIELIKATVDGMMARKFGRIVNITSAAVKAPIEVLGLSNGARAGLTGFVAGIARKTVINNVTINALLPGPFNTDRLRGAVAKAEAEKRGTTVEAMLAERAKLNPAGRFGEPDEFGLACAFLCAAKSGFITGQNILLDGGAFPGTL
- a CDS encoding glutathione S-transferase family protein, which produces MKLTFSAASPFARKVRIAAIELGLIDKIELVPTSVAPATANDEYSKITPLKKLPVLILGDGSVILDSYVIVEYLDELAGGGKLIPASGPDRWKVKSDHSMLQGMLDSMLLCRYERMVRPKGLQWQGWSDDHWNRAWTGMARFNNKPDVLSRPLDIVQISLACVLGYADFRYPDCGWRKAYPNLDAFHKRMLERPSIKISLPPKA
- a CDS encoding MBL fold metallo-hydrolase; protein product: MHWRIGNVKITKVVELETVGHTRFILPLVGRDEIRALPWLIPHFATEEGQLKMSIHSLVIQTPTRRIVVDTGLGNDKQDRTIPTWNNRQGNFLGDLAKAGFPPDSIDTVLCTHLHVDHVGWNTRLVAGRWVPTFVNARYLFADIEYAYWRNHSTAPDKAAIFRDSVAPIVEAGKADLVAGDARICEEITLIPTPGHSPGHLSLHIRSAGEEGCLTGDVAHHPCQMAHLDWSSTADSDPRQSTQTRRELFSRFADREVLVIGGHFDAGHVKRDGDAFKFIAAA